A region of the Muricauda sp. MAR_2010_75 genome:
TTTTTAACCACTTCCTCTATTCGGGCTGGGTGGATTCGACCATCAGTGACCAATCGGTGCAACGACAATCGAGCAACCTCTCTTCGAACCGAATCAAAACACGAAAGAATAATGGCTTCGGGTGTATCGTCCACAATGATTTCAACCCCCGTGGCAGATTCAAGGGCTCGAATATTTCGACCTTCACGACCAATGATACGGCCTTTTACGTCATCAGATTCCAAATTGAAGACGGACACACAGTTTTCAACAGCTTCTTCTGTTCCAATACGCTGAATGGTATTGATTACAATTTTTCGAGCCTCCTGTTGAGCGGTAAGCTTGGCCTCTTCCAAAGTGCTCTGCATATAGGCCATGGCATCAGATTTTGCCGTTTCCTTTAAAGATTCCAGCAACTGGCTCTTGGCATCTTCAGCAGAAAGTCCAGAAATGACTTCCAACTGCTGGACTTGGCTCTTGTGCAGTTTTTCTACTTCGGATTGTTTCTTGTCAAGAATTTCGCTTTTATGGTCGATCTCCCTAATCTGCTGCTCTAGCTGTTCATTCAATTTTTTGTTCTTGGCCAGTTCACTACTTACTTGGGATTCTTTGTCCCTGGTCCGTTTTTCGGCCTCACCAATTTTTTTATCCTTGTTGTTGATGACCTTTTCATGTTCCGCTTTCAATTCCAAGAATTTTTCCTTGGCTTGGAATATCTTGTCTTTCTTAATGCTCTCCCCTTCTTTCTTTGCTTCATTTATGATGCTCGCTGCTTCCTTCTTGGCGTTTGCAATGGTCTTGGTCGCTTTTCCCTTCTCCATCATCTTGGCAATTGCAAATCCTATCGCCAATCCAACAACAGCTGCTACGACAACTACTATGATATTATCCATGTTGAATTATGTTTGGTTATAAAAAAAGCCCACATTGGTGGAAGTTTTGTACAAACTCCTAATTACAGGTTTAGGGCTAACAAGCTGCTCAAGGATCCCTATACAGGTAGGGCCTGCTTTTACAACCTAAACTCACCCTTTCTAATTGTTATAGTGTTGAGTTTGTCAAAAAATAATTACCAATGTGGGCAGTAACAATATTTTATTTAAAAGAACTTATTCACCGAGTTTGGAATGTACCAAGTCATCCAACGCCTTAAGGCGTTCAAACGCTGCTTCGGTACTTTCCGTACGGTCTATTCCACTTTGCTCTATTTTTGAGGCGAACTGAAGGGCACACATGGCCAAAACGTCCTGTTTATCCCTTACCGCATAGTTTTGCTCAAATTTTTTGGCCAAATTCTCAATGTTCTTGGCCGCTTTGCGCAATCCTTCCTCTTGCTTTGGGTCTATCGTTAACGGATACACCCTATCGGCTATGGAAAGCTTTATTTTCAGCTTCTCATCCATAATTTCAGTTCAAACTAATCCGCAAGTTTGGCTATGCATATATCCAATTCGCGAATCAATGTATTTATTTTGAGCTTAGCTTCTGTTTTGCTAGTATTACCACCCAACATTGAGCTTGCCATTTTTAAGGAATTGTACTTTTCTTCCCATTCCAAAACGGCGTTCTGTTGTATTCTGTTCTCCTCTCTGGCGAGGTT
Encoded here:
- a CDS encoding cell division protein ZapA, with translation MDEKLKIKLSIADRVYPLTIDPKQEEGLRKAAKNIENLAKKFEQNYAVRDKQDVLAMCALQFASKIEQSGIDRTESTEAAFERLKALDDLVHSKLGE
- the rny gene encoding ribonuclease Y, translating into MDNIIVVVVAAVVGLAIGFAIAKMMEKGKATKTIANAKKEAASIINEAKKEGESIKKDKIFQAKEKFLELKAEHEKVINNKDKKIGEAEKRTRDKESQVSSELAKNKKLNEQLEQQIREIDHKSEILDKKQSEVEKLHKSQVQQLEVISGLSAEDAKSQLLESLKETAKSDAMAYMQSTLEEAKLTAQQEARKIVINTIQRIGTEEAVENCVSVFNLESDDVKGRIIGREGRNIRALESATGVEIIVDDTPEAIILSCFDSVRREVARLSLHRLVTDGRIHPARIEEVVKKTEKQINEEIAEIGKRTVIDLGIHGLHPELIKAVGRMKYRSSYGQNLLQHSREVAKLCGVMAAELGLNPKLAKRAGLLHDIGKVPMAEVEVETPHAILGMQWAQKYGENKEVCNAIGAHHDEIEMTTLISPIVQVCDAISGARPGARRQVLDSYIQRLKDLEDIAFGFNGVQKAYAIQAGRELRVIVESEKVSDDKAAELSFEISQKIQTDMTYPGQVKVTVIRETRSVNVAK